One window of Microbacterium sp. Root61 genomic DNA carries:
- a CDS encoding DUF4878 domain-containing protein yields MSTDGTDNAQPHPEAGYPPPPLPQSTPAGYAVPEASYAPGHSPQNPVAPQPPVKKGLGTGAIVGIIVGAVVVLIAIVALILAVVRPGGAPAAGGAGPETVTPGSVVQGYLEALAASDAETALSYVDDAPTDSPFLTDEALAASNALAPITDIEVTEPTDATMSVRVVATYSIGDVPVTAEYSVHEYAAEGVWQMTAVTAELDFAGRFEGLDMTLNGIPLEASPAVVFPGTYEVATTTPNFVVTGEPVLTVREPFDFPSMSELNASLSEEGVLIFRQAVKDAVAVCLASKNFTAGCGLDLPEVLDDGTRLIDGTLTRSLAAEAQATLENLQPQESYSDPLVVSGDFIGGVRVTADVEKDGQSGNGEVLFAPSLGAPVVDFTAGTPVVRWD; encoded by the coding sequence GTGAGCACTGACGGAACCGACAACGCGCAGCCGCATCCGGAAGCGGGGTATCCGCCGCCGCCGTTGCCGCAGTCGACTCCTGCCGGCTACGCCGTTCCGGAAGCTTCGTACGCTCCGGGGCATTCGCCGCAGAATCCGGTCGCGCCGCAGCCGCCCGTGAAGAAGGGTCTCGGCACCGGCGCCATCGTCGGCATCATCGTGGGAGCGGTCGTCGTGCTCATCGCGATCGTGGCCCTGATCCTGGCGGTTGTGCGACCCGGGGGAGCGCCCGCGGCCGGCGGTGCCGGCCCGGAGACCGTCACGCCGGGGAGCGTCGTGCAGGGGTACCTGGAAGCGCTGGCCGCCTCCGACGCCGAGACCGCACTGTCGTACGTCGACGATGCTCCAACGGACTCGCCCTTCCTCACGGATGAAGCGCTAGCGGCGTCGAACGCACTCGCGCCGATCACCGACATCGAGGTCACCGAGCCGACCGACGCCACGATGTCCGTCCGCGTCGTCGCGACCTACTCGATCGGGGATGTGCCCGTCACGGCCGAATACTCCGTGCACGAGTACGCCGCCGAAGGCGTGTGGCAGATGACCGCGGTCACCGCCGAGCTTGATTTCGCGGGCCGCTTCGAAGGCCTCGACATGACGCTCAACGGCATCCCTCTGGAAGCAAGTCCTGCCGTCGTGTTCCCCGGCACCTACGAGGTCGCCACCACCACCCCGAACTTCGTCGTCACGGGCGAGCCGGTGCTCACCGTGCGCGAACCGTTCGACTTCCCGAGCATGAGCGAGCTGAACGCGTCGTTGTCGGAGGAAGGCGTCCTCATCTTCCGTCAGGCGGTGAAGGATGCCGTGGCCGTGTGCCTCGCGTCGAAGAACTTCACCGCCGGGTGCGGGCTGGATCTGCCGGAAGTCTTGGACGACGGCACGCGGCTCATCGACGGCACTCTGACCCGTTCGCTGGCGGCCGAGGCGCAGGCGACGCTCGAGAACCTCCAGCCGCAGGAGTCCTACAGTGATCCTCTCGTCGTGTCGGGCGACTTCATCGGCGGCGTCCGCGTGACCGCCGATGTCGAGAAGGACGGCCAGAGCGGCAACGGCGAGGTGCTGTTCGCGCCGAGTCTCGGTGCGCCCGTCGTCGACTTCACGGCCGGCACACCGGTCGTGCGCTGGGACTGA